Sequence from the Natronomonas marina genome:
AGCCTCCCCACCATGATCGTTGTTGATCATGCCACCGAACGACGCGAACGGGCCGACACCGCTTACGACCAACAGCGCCACGACCGCGATGCTCAACGCCTGCCGAACCCGCTTCCATCCATTGGTATCTGTCATAGTGAAATCACTCCCGTATGGACCGCGATTGCCGCGTTGCTCGAGACCGTGAACAGCCAGAACCCGACGACGAGGCCGCGAACCTGGTGTCCGAGGCCCGCATCGACTCTCCCGACCAATCGAGCGGCGCCGAAGCCGACCGAGACCGCGACTACCTGCGCCGCGAACAGCGCCGGCCAGCCGCCGAGCGAGAGCCAGCGCACTGCGCCGAGGCCGACCTCGACAGCCGGGCCTTCGACGGCAACGAGCTGCGTCAGCAGGATGTCGAGCGGGACCAAGACGAGCGCGCACAACTCGGCGACGTAGAGCCGCCTCCGAGTACCGGCCATCTCGAGCGCGCTCACGCCATCTCCCTCCTGGTCCGCCAGCAGGAACGGGTCAGGCGTCGGGGCCATCCCACTCCGTGAGCGTCGCGGACTCGTCGCCGGACTCGGAGACCCACACCAGCCGCACCGAGTCGTCGCTGTCCACGTCGACCGCCATCGACGAGCCAGCCGTCACGTCCGCCGTCGTTGCGGCGCACGTCCCATCGTCGCCACCGTCCCACGGCTTCGAGGCCGACCCGTCGGTGACGTTCAGGTTGACGGGGTCGATGGTCTCGCCGCTCTCGTGCGAGATTTCGAGCTGGCCGTCGCCGCCGAGCGAGCAGTCGGCGCCGGTCGTCCCAGGCGAGTAGTCGGTTCCGAATCCAGCCTGCGGGCCGGACGACTGCACCTGCTCGCCCAGTCCGAGGACGAACGTCCCGATGATGGCTGCCAGGATGACGGTAATCGCAACCATGAGGATCACGCCGATCACCGGCGAGACCGCACGGTCGTCGCTGCTGTCGGTCGATTCGAGCAGTTGTCGGAGCTGCATCGTCACGGCCCGCCCGGGACTCGAACCCGGATCGCAGCACCTGCCGCGGGCTCATGGCCGCCCTCCCGACCGCCTGCGCGGGCGGCCGCAGTTGGGACAGCGCCGACTCTCGTCGCCGCCGAGGCGGCAGCGGACGCAGAGCAGGTCGCTCACCGCCACGACCGGAACACCTCCCATATCTCGGTCGCCGCCTCGAGGAGCCACTCGCCGGCCGTCGCCGCGATGCCGGTCGCTCGCTCGACGTCGACGCCGGAAATGACGCCGAGCAACAGCAGGACGCCGACGGCGACCGCCGAGAAGGCGACACGGCCGCCCCACGACTGCATGGTCGAGCCGGCCATCGTGAGCTTCCGCCAGTAGAGCGCGACGGCGATCAACCCGACCGCAATCCCGATCTGACCGGCCGTCGACCCGACCGCCCACTGCAACAGCTCGGAGAGGACCATGCTACTCCGATCCCTCCTGGTCGTCGCCGAGCCAGTGGCCGAGCGTGGTGTTGTCCGGCGCGCGGCGGGCGAGCCGTATCGTCGCCGCAAGCCACGCCAGCAGCAGGATGAGCGAGATGATGAGGTCGAACGCCGCCAGCGTCGGGAGTGCATCCCGAACGGCAGCCACGAGCGCGTCCATCGGCCCGCCGTGGGACTCGACCAGGAGTGCCTCGACGAACGACCCAGCGAGTAGGGACAGTGCCGCCGCAGCGACGATGACGATGATGGTGTCCGAGCGGCTCACGACCCACCACCTCCGCCGCGGCGCCCTCGGACGACGATGGTCTGGTTGTCGTCGCCCCGCTGCCGGAGCCACCGATACAGCAGGTACAGCGACCCGACGACGAGGATGACGCCGACGTTGCTGTTCAGGATCGACGCGATGACGGGTTCGCCCGTGGCGGAGAGGGCGATGACCGTCGTGACGGCTCCGATGGCGACAAACGCCGGGAACGAGTAGCTGTCCAGTTCGTGCAGCAGCAGGTACAACGCCAGCAACTCGAGCGCGACGACGAGCTGGACGCCGGTTCCCTCCGGGACGCCGAGGACGCCGCCGAGGATGAGCGCGACGATGAAGAGCAGCCCGGCGATGAGGATGCCGTTCGCCGAGATACTCACGTCGCCGACGAACGGAATCTTAGTCATCAGCCACCTCCTCGCGGCGGCTGTCCCCGGCGTCCGGGTTCGACTCTGTCCCGCGCGTGTGTAGTTGGTCGTCGACGAGACTGATCTTCAGCTTCCGGTCGACGTCCTCCTCCCAGTCCGGGATGTCGTCCCAGACGAACCGAGTGAAGTTGTTCGGCTTCCAGCAGATGCCGAACCCGGCGTCCTTCCGCTTCAGGAAGTTCTTGACCATCGGGATCGAGCTGAAGCCGACCGGCGCTCGGTCGTTCTGCCGCTTACAGGGGTTCCCGTCGTCGTCCGGCATCGCCACCCGCCACTGGAACGTCCGCCGAACCTTTTCGTGGACGTTGGTCTCGTCCTGGCCGAATCCGAACAGCGAGAAGCCGTACTTCCGGGAATCGGCGACGACCTTCCGCATGACTTCGAGCTTCTGGTAGGTCTGTGTCTCGTCGGCACGGGCCGATTGCGGGAGCAGGTCGGCGATCTCGTCGAAGATGAGGCTGGTCCAGTCGAAGTGCCCGCCGTACCCCTCGACGCGAGCCACCGAGAAGGCGATCCACCAGTGGACGAGCGGCGTGACGGCCTCCGGCGACCCGGCAATCTCCTCGGTCTGGTAGGTGATCGGCTGCTGGACGTACTGGGAGTCCTGCATCACGTCGTTGCAGCCGCGGAACTCGGGGTCGGGGTAGACGACGGCGAACTCGTGCTCGTCGAGCTGCTCCAGCAGGTCGACAACGCCGTGGTACCGCTTCACCTCACGAACGACGTTCTCGAGGTCGGCCGGCTCGCCGTCGGCGCCGCGATGGGCGTTCTCCGGGCGCCACACCGCCTCGACGGCACAGCCGGCCGGCAGGTACAGCGTCGTCCACCGCTTGAACGGGAGCCACTCGCTCCGCGCTTCGGCGCCCCGCCAAACGACCGTCTCGCCGTTCACGTCGAGCAGGTGCGACGCGAGCCACAGCGCCAGCGTCGACTTCCCCGACCCTTTGCCGCCGATGGCGAGCCAGTTCGTCCCGCCCGGATGTCCCCACTCGCTGCCGTCTCGCGTGTGGATGATGCAGTCCGGGAGTGGGTGTTCGTAGTCCTCGAACTGCTCTTCCAGCTTCCAGAACGGCGCGATGCCGAACGTCTTCCGGATTTCCTGGCCGTCGGTGTGGGTGTGATGCTCTCGGAGGTCGTGTTCGGTAACGTAGTCGTCTGTCATGGTCAGTCTCGCACCTCGTTCCAGGGGTTCGGGTCGCGCTTCGACCGCTCCAGGGCGCCGCCTTGCAGGCGCTTCGCCCGGACGGCGAACGCCGGCAGCAGGACCGCCGCCGCGAACCGTTCGCGCCAGTCGCGGCCGCTCTCGCTCCGGTCGGTCAGCTTCTCGACGGCGGCACGGTCCGTGACCAGCCACTCCGTCGGGTCCGTCTCCCCGTCGAGTACCTCGGAGAAGTCGGCCACCGCCGGCAGGCGATGACACCAGTGGACGATCTCGCCGCGGCTGGCGAAGCCACCCCAAAGCTCGCGGAGGATCGTCGCCTGCCCGGCGTCGAGCCGCGAGAACGCCGGGCGCATGGCGATATGCGTCTGTCTTTCCGGGTCGATCTGGCGGTAGTCCGACTTCCCGCCGTCCGGGCCTTCGTCCCCCGGCAGCCACTCGTGCGCCCGACCCTCGAGGTCACGATACGCGGCCGTACAGGCGGCCATGACGTGCTCGCGGACGCGCTCGCGTTCGTGCTGCTGCCCCGGCGTCGGGTCGTCGGCCGTGAGGGCGTCGACCAGCGCCTTGTCGTACAGGAGTTGCCGTGCCGGGAAGCGAGTCGATAGGTGGCCGAACGACCGGACACAGGCCGCTTGCCACCAGTTCAACAGGTCCCGTCGGGCGTCGAAGCCGTCGGTGATGGGGACGATTTCGGGCGTACGGTCGGCGTCCCCATCGAACAACACGCGCCGCTGGTCTCGCTGAAGGACGTCGACCGCGACCCGAGGCTGCCGGCCGCTCCAATCCGGCGTATCACCGGCCGACGGGTCGCTACTCATCGTCGCTGCCCTCCTCCGGCTCCGGTTCGTCGCCCGTTCCGGTTGCCTCGATGCCGATGGGCTCGCCGCCAGTGTCGTCGGTCTCGCTGCCGTTCCCGTTCTCGGTCTGGTCGGTGATCTCGAAGCCACCGAGCTGGCCGGGGTCGATACCCGTCTCGGCTTTCGCCATCTCCTCGGTGACGGACTTGTCCTCGGCCGCCTGGAGTGCGCGAGCCTCTTCCATCGTGCGGGCGCGCTCCGCCCACAGCTTCTCCAGCGCATCTTGGAGGTTCGTGGCCTCCTCGTAGCTGATCTGGAGCGCCGCGATGGAGGCCCTCGCCGGCCGGTAGTGGACCGGCGCCGGCTTGAACTCCGCCTCGCCGTCGACGGCGCGGAACGCGACGGCGGCGAAGCCGACCAGCGCCCCGAGGACGGCCCCGACCGTCGCCGCCGAGAACACGAACCCGAAGGCGAGGCCGGCGAGGGCGGCGCCGGCGGCCGTCCCGCCGATGAGCCGGAGGTTGATGCGCTCGAGCGCACCGCCGACCCGACCACTCCCCTCGGAGGCCGGCAGCAGGAGTCGCGGGTCGAACTCCCAGCGGGCCGGCTTCCAGGTGAGCGGTTCGTCGCTCGCCGGGTCGGCGATGTACGTCGCGTCGTCGGGGCCTTTCGTGAGCTTGATGTCGGTCTTCAGGTCCGACGTGTCGACGACCGCCGGGTCGGCGAAGAGGCGTGCGAGGAACGGTCGGATGCCGCGCTTGATGAGCCCGAGACCGTCCTCACGTTTGACCGTCCGGACGCGCGCCTTCTCGCGCTCGATGTGCGAGCGAACGTCTCCGCCGAAGGCGGTGTTGGCGTCGCCCAGCTCGTCACGAACGAACTCGTCGGTGCGAGCCTCCCGACCCATCATCTCCAGCATCGCCACGAACGCGATGGCGACGAGGGCGAGGCCGAACAACTGCGGGACGCGCCGCAAGAGGACGGCGGTGTAGAAGTACCCGAACGCGGCGATTCCGAAGGCGGCTATCGTCCCGACGATAGCCCACCACATCGCGCCCTTCTCGGGGCCGAGGCCGGTCTGTCGGATGGTTCCCTTCGCAGCGACCGCCGCGCCGAGCAGTCCGGGCGCGGCGATGAGGCCGACGTTCTTGAATAGCCACCAGAGCAGGTCCCCGAAGTTGTTGATGGGAACCGTCTGCGAGATCGGGCTCGTGTGATGCGAGAACCGCCAGCGGGCGCCCTCGATCCGCTCCCCATCGACGGACAGCCACATCGTCACCTGCCGCGACTCGTTGTAGTTGCTCGGGAGGTCCAGCGGCGTGGCGTCGTAGCCGGTGCCCATCCGAACCGTGTACGTCGAGACCGACTGGTCGGCCGCGTAGGTCTCGGTCGTCGTGCCATCGTCGGTCTCGACCTGCCGCGTTGCCTGCTGCCAGGTAACGACCGTCAGCGAGAAGTTCTGCGGCTCGATGTCGCCGAACCGCGTGGAGTAGACCTGGAGTTGGTCGGTATTGATCTCCGTCCCTTGCTCGAGGTAGACGTGGTCGTACTGGAGCGGGCTCGTGGGGATGTACCGGATCGCCACCGCGCCCGTCTCGCCGAGATACCGGACACTCGGCGGGGCATCGGCCGGCTGCCGGCCGCCGGTTCGGAGTTCCGACAGCGAGTAGGAACCGGGCTGTGTCGGCTGGTCGGCCCCTCCGCTCGTTGCCGTCGGCGTCGAGTCTGACGCGGCGGCCGACCCGTTCGGCGTCGGTGTCGGGGTCGGCGTAGCGGTCGGCGTCGGCGTGGGGGTCGCGGTCTCCGTCCGGGTCGGCGTCGGTGTCGAGTCCGCCGGGATGACGCGAACGCGGCGGGTGTGGGTGTCCTCGGCGTCGCCGTTCATCTCCGAGACGTAGAGCGTGACGTTGTAATTCGAGGCGTTCGCGTACGTGTGAGTCACGTACTCGCCGGTCTCTTCGTAGGTCCCGTCCCCGTCGACGTCCCAGAGGTAGCGGTCGATGGGGCCGCTACTCGGTGCTGCATCGAGGACGATCTGCTCGCCAGCACTCGGCGCCTTCGGCGACACCTCGAAGGCTGCTACTACAGCCGGGGCGTCGTCCTTCGGCGTCGGTGTCGGGGTCGACGTGGGCGTTGGCGTGGGAGTTGGCGTCGGAGTAGCGGTCGGCGTCGGCGTCGGAGTTGGTGTCGCGGTCGGTGTGGCCGTGGGCGTTGGCGTCGGGGTCGGCGTGGGAGTTGCCGTGCTCCGATTCTGCGCGAGTGCTGGTGCTGCGGGGGCGAACAGCCCGCCGACGAGGAGGGCGAGCACCGCGATGACGAGGACGGTTCTACGCATCAGTCTCTCACCTGCTGCGGGCGTTCGGTCGGTTCCGGGTCGCTCGGTTCAGGCTCCCCGTCGAGGTCTTCCAGCGAGCCGAGATTCGCCCGAGCGCAAACCGCCGTGCAGAAGGTGTGACGCTGGCGGTTTCGGTCGGCGATCATCTCGACCGGGCCGACCGTCCGGCGCTCCGGTTCCGCGGCGAACTGGACCGTCACCGCGGCGTCGTTGGAGTCCCGGGCCGGGTCGACGACGACCGCGCGGCCACACTCCTTGCACTCGCCGCGCACGTCGGGACGGGCGATCTCCCGGACGACGAGGTAGCACATGGCCGCGAACGCCGCGAAGAGGATGATCGTCGACGCCGAGGCGGCCGCCGCAGTCCACGCCAGTCCCGCGGCGACGGCGGTCGAGGCGACCGCCGCGATGACGAACAGCCATGCCTGTGCGTCGAGGGCGTGCAGCCGCTCGCGGATGGGTGGTGTCGAGGTCATGTCGCTGATTCCTGGTACTCGAGCATCGCGTGGTAGGCGACGCCGCCGACGAGCGCCACTGCGATGAGCGGCGACTCGAGGACGAGCGGCCACGTCATCGCCGCAATCGCAGCGGCGACGAGACCGCTGAAGTACGCCCCCGAGACGAGGAACGACGCCGACCCGACGCGGCTACTCGAGAACTTCCGGTAACTCGGGTCTTCGTCGGACCGGAACGTCCGAACGAACAGCGTCCACAGCCAGTACAGCCCGATGCCGAGCGCCAGGAACGGCGCCAGCTCCATCAGTGTGCGTTCGATCCCGCTCTGGAGTGTGATGGTCCCGATCATGGTCAGTCGAGTGCACTGCTGTATTTCGCGGCGGTGGCGATCAGGAACAGCGCGACGAGTACGACGAAGAACTCCGTCACCCCGAACTGGCTGATGAGTGGCCAGTCGGTGAAGAACGCGCCGACGTACCCGACGATGGCCGTCAGGTAGCTCCCGACGACCGGCGAGTTCGACGCCAGTGTGAACACCTCGCCGAGTACCTCGCCGCCCCGGTTGGCGAAGAGGAAGACCGACGTGACGAGGAACCCGCCGACGGCGGCGAATATCTTCGCGTACTGCCTGGTGAGGCTCTCCGCGTTCGTCCGGATGCGGTTCGTGACCGCCGCCGGCCGTTTCCCGCGACCGAACAGCCGTGCCCGGACGCCCCAGTACAGGATGACGCCCGTCACCGCCAGCACGGCGAAATGTACGCGGTTGATGCCCAGCGACGGCGTGCCGAACAGCAACTCCGAGACGAACGCGAACGGTCGGGTCGCCCAGCTCGGCAGGAACAACGAGGCCAGCGCGAGCAGGCCCAGCGTCACGAAGATGAAGCCGGCGTTGATGTCGTCGGTGTAGTAGCCGATGTAGACGACCAGCGCGATGAGGATGACCCAGGCGGCGGCCTGATCGAGACCGCCCCAGAAGCCGGCGATGAACGGCACGCCGGCGAAGAAACTGATGACGAAGCCGACGGCCAGGAACGACAGGACGCCGGCCGCCATCGTCTTCAGGCCGGGTATCAGCCGCCCGACGGACTGACTGCTGGCGCTCATCGCACGATACCTCCCACGGACCGCTGCTGTCGTGTGCTGTAGCTCATTCTTGAGTCTCCTTGCGGTAGCCCTGGACGATCTTCCAGCCGCGGTTGGCGACGAACACGAGACCTGCGCCCACCGCGGCCGCCGTCAGGGCGCCCTTCGGTAGCCACGCGAACTGGTCGGCGAGCGTCCCGCGACCGACCGACGCGACGGCGAAGAACGCGCCCGCCTGACTCCACACCGTCCCGAGAAGCGGCTCGATGACGCCGGCGAGGCCACCGCCGACGATGGACACGACGGCGCCGATGGTCGCTATCGGGTGGGCGACGAACTCTTTCCAGGTGACGTCGTTGGATTTCGGCATCTAATTCAACCTCCTGAGGATGGCTCGGAACGGTCCCGTGACGCGGAGAATGATCGCGTCGAGGTCGACCAGCGGCACGTTGATGACCCGGATGATCGACCACGCGATGTACGCCGTGACGGCCAGTTCGAGCAAGACCAGCGCGCTCACGACGATGGGCGCCGCGATGCCTGCCTCGGCGGCGACGGCGGCGATGGTCTCGTTCACCTGAACGATGGTGGTGATGATCTCCGTGGCGACCGGCGCCGTCATGTCGATGAACTCGCCCGCGAGGAACAGCGCGAAGTCGGCGAGGCCTGGGGAGCCGCCGATGGCGCGGTCGGGGCCGAACGCCACCAGCAGTATCGTGTCGATGAAGAGTCCAGCAATCCAGAGGATGGAACCGACGACGGGACGCACGAACGACACGACGAACCAGTCGACCACCGTCGAGATGATGAATTCGGACAGCTTCGCAGGGATGGAACCGACGTCCAACTGACCTGTTATAATCATGGCTGCACTGACGCCGGGTATCAACCACGAAATCGCAGTGGCGGCAGCTCTCTTGATTAGTGGAGTCCGGTCGATGGCGCTGTTGATGGCGATATTTATCGTTTTTTCACCGCCATCGGAACTACTCGACAAGGGCACGCACCCCCCACGAGTAAATCAGGACGACGGCACCGGCGACCGCGACTGA
This genomic interval carries:
- a CDS encoding PKD domain-containing protein produces the protein MRRTVLVIAVLALLVGGLFAPAAPALAQNRSTATPTPTPTPTPTATPTATPTPTPTPTATPTPTPTPTPTSTPTPTPKDDAPAVVAAFEVSPKAPSAGEQIVLDAAPSSGPIDRYLWDVDGDGTYEETGEYVTHTYANASNYNVTLYVSEMNGDAEDTHTRRVRVIPADSTPTPTRTETATPTPTPTATPTPTPTPNGSAAASDSTPTATSGGADQPTQPGSYSLSELRTGGRQPADAPPSVRYLGETGAVAIRYIPTSPLQYDHVYLEQGTEINTDQLQVYSTRFGDIEPQNFSLTVVTWQQATRQVETDDGTTTETYAADQSVSTYTVRMGTGYDATPLDLPSNYNESRQVTMWLSVDGERIEGARWRFSHHTSPISQTVPINNFGDLLWWLFKNVGLIAAPGLLGAAVAAKGTIRQTGLGPEKGAMWWAIVGTIAAFGIAAFGYFYTAVLLRRVPQLFGLALVAIAFVAMLEMMGREARTDEFVRDELGDANTAFGGDVRSHIEREKARVRTVKREDGLGLIKRGIRPFLARLFADPAVVDTSDLKTDIKLTKGPDDATYIADPASDEPLTWKPARWEFDPRLLLPASEGSGRVGGALERINLRLIGGTAAGAALAGLAFGFVFSAATVGAVLGALVGFAAVAFRAVDGEAEFKPAPVHYRPARASIAALQISYEEATNLQDALEKLWAERARTMEEARALQAAEDKSVTEEMAKAETGIDPGQLGGFEITDQTENGNGSETDDTGGEPIGIEATGTGDEPEPEEGSDDE
- a CDS encoding type IV pilin; protein product: MQLRQLLESTDSSDDRAVSPVIGVILMVAITVILAAIIGTFVLGLGEQVQSSGPQAGFGTDYSPGTTGADCSLGGDGQLEISHESGETIDPVNLNVTDGSASKPWDGGDDGTCAATTADVTAGSSMAVDVDSDDSVRLVWVSESGDESATLTEWDGPDA
- a CDS encoding ATP-binding protein, producing the protein MTDDYVTEHDLREHHTHTDGQEIRKTFGIAPFWKLEEQFEDYEHPLPDCIIHTRDGSEWGHPGGTNWLAIGGKGSGKSTLALWLASHLLDVNGETVVWRGAEARSEWLPFKRWTTLYLPAGCAVEAVWRPENAHRGADGEPADLENVVREVKRYHGVVDLLEQLDEHEFAVVYPDPEFRGCNDVMQDSQYVQQPITYQTEEIAGSPEAVTPLVHWWIAFSVARVEGYGGHFDWTSLIFDEIADLLPQSARADETQTYQKLEVMRKVVADSRKYGFSLFGFGQDETNVHEKVRRTFQWRVAMPDDDGNPCKRQNDRAPVGFSSIPMVKNFLKRKDAGFGICWKPNNFTRFVWDDIPDWEEDVDRKLKISLVDDQLHTRGTESNPDAGDSRREEVADD